The following proteins come from a genomic window of Bactrocera dorsalis isolate Fly_Bdor chromosome 6, ASM2337382v1, whole genome shotgun sequence:
- the LOC125779779 gene encoding tigger transposable element-derived protein 4-like codes for MIFKNKNRIKQSFNSNVLKPKRLRKSRQENVDQALIQWFKNMRNKGIPVSGPMLQEKANGFAARFGILDFNCSASWISRFKVRHNIVAGKIVGESSSVDQNSTTNWLISVWPNLRRQFSDDQIFNADETGFFYKLMPDKTLKFKGENCSGGKLSKDRITVMVAANMSGTEKKKLLIIGKSQKPRCFRSVKSLPVDYANNRKAWMTSELFEKWLRDWDCDLVKKKKKILLLVDNCPAHPNVTDLKSITLAFLPPNTTAVLQPMDQGIIRSLKTNFRKNLVLKMINCLDANENNSSTKITVLDAILMVNDAWNKISQSTIRNCFKHAGFIESHDGLPIQISEHEFDEEDDIPLSLWSRNLNSDSFAAPEMWEDYVDIDSALLTSEEPTDENIVQNISAKKQLESDGEEEVEEEPLPTAEEALKAAELLSRFVHSNIENDNLTIAMSSIHNSIRDCFYNKMKKQKQTKITDYLQ; via the coding sequence atgatttttaaaaacaagaaCCGCATTAAGCAATCGTTCAATTCTAATGTTTTGAAACCGAAAAGGCTTCGAAAATCACGACAAGAAAATGTTGATCAAGCATTAATTCAGTGgtttaaaaatatgagaaaCAAAGGAATACCTGTCAGCGGCCCTATGCTACAGGAAAAGGCAAATGGTTTTGCCGCGCGTTTTGGTATTCTCGACTTTAATTGTTCTGCAAGCTGGATCAGTCGTTTTAAAGTTCGACATAACATTGTGGCGGGAAAAATTGTCGGTGAATCTTCGTCTGTTGATcaaaattcaacaacaaactGGTTGATATCTGTGTGGCCGAATTTACGAAGACAATTTTCTGATGATCAGATATTTAATGCTGATGAAACtggttttttttacaaattaatgccggataaaactttaaaatttaaaggtGAAAATTGTAGTGGAGGTAAGTTGTCGAAAGATAGAATAACTGTCATGGTAGCAGCTAATATGAGTGGAACAGAGAAAAAGAAATTGCTCATTATTGGAAAGTCACAAAAACCAAGATGTTTTAGAAGTGTCAAATCATTACCTGTGGATTATGCTAACAATCGTAAAGCTTGGATGACGTCAgagctttttgaaaaatggcttCGTGATTGGGATTGTGATttggtgaagaagaagaaaaagattcTATTGCTGGTTGATAATTGCCCGGCGCATCCAAATGTTACTGATTTAAAGTCTATAACACTTGCTTTCCTTCCGCCGAATACAACAGCAGTACTACAGCCAATGGATCAGGGAATAATACGATCACTCAAAACGAATTTTAGGAAGAACCTTGTGCTCAAAATGATTAACTGTCTTGATGCTAATGAAAACAACTCTTCTACAAAAATAACGGTGCTAGATGCAATTCTGATGGTTAATGATGCCTGgaataaaatttcacaaagtACCATTCGTAACTGTTTCAAACATGCAGGATTCATTGAAAGCCACGACGGTTTACCTATTCAAATATCAGAACATGAATTCGATGAAGAAGATGACATTCCTTTATCTTTGTGGTCACGAAACCTAAATTCAGATTCTTTTGCAGCACCGGAAATGTGGGAAGATTATGTTGACATCGATAGCGCTCTCCTCACATCCGAAGAACCCACCGATGAAAATATCGTACAGAACATTAGTGCCAAGAAACAACTCGAAAGTGATGGGGAAGAGGAAGTCGAGGAAGAACCATTACCTACCGCAGAAGAGGCATTAAAAGCTGCAGAATTATTATCACGATTTGTTCACAGCAATATTGAAAATGATAATTTGACCATAGCTATGTCTTCTATACACAATAGTATTAGAGActgtttttacaataaaatgaaaaaacaaaagcagacaAAAATTACAGATTACTTACAGTAA